Proteins found in one Nocardia brasiliensis ATCC 700358 genomic segment:
- a CDS encoding AfsA-related hotdog domain-containing protein has translation MTKNLATGSVPPRDGLTFEQTVPRALAHRRALGEVFVTDTAQVGADEFLAAIQLPRAHSLWFDRTVDYHDPLSTVEAIRQAMLVVGQRYAQVPPDSPLSLQRLACCVEDLSAFRDDRRTPLEGIVRIRSEQGRPGDYFVDTAFEATLTIDTALAMTVRGGGVVFTRDAYDGLRVVQRAERAAPEPDSTGAGTPLAPGLVGRRDHRNVVLATTAPDADLVLIVDQSHPSFFDHPYDHVPGPLLLEAFRQAAILASADPDTPVAVVAAEVEFTGFAELDALVTCSTESGAGVALDGTEVVVGFHQCGKQIARGRIELSPYPGSR, from the coding sequence ATGACGAAGAATCTGGCGACGGGCTCGGTCCCGCCGCGCGACGGCCTCACCTTCGAACAGACCGTGCCCCGCGCGCTCGCGCACCGGCGGGCGCTCGGCGAGGTGTTCGTCACGGACACCGCGCAGGTGGGGGCCGACGAGTTCCTCGCGGCCATCCAACTGCCGCGGGCCCATTCGCTGTGGTTCGACCGCACCGTCGACTATCACGATCCGCTGTCCACCGTCGAAGCGATCCGGCAGGCCATGCTCGTCGTCGGGCAGCGCTATGCGCAGGTACCCCCGGATTCGCCGCTGAGCCTGCAACGTCTGGCGTGCTGCGTGGAGGATCTCAGCGCATTCCGGGACGACCGGCGAACGCCGCTCGAGGGCATCGTGCGGATCCGCTCCGAGCAGGGCAGGCCGGGAGACTATTTCGTCGACACCGCGTTCGAGGCGACTCTGACGATCGATACCGCCTTGGCGATGACCGTCCGGGGTGGCGGCGTCGTATTCACCCGCGACGCCTACGACGGTCTGCGCGTGGTCCAGCGCGCCGAACGCGCTGCGCCGGAGCCGGACAGCACCGGCGCCGGTACGCCGCTCGCGCCGGGTCTGGTCGGCCGCCGCGACCACCGCAATGTGGTGCTGGCGACGACGGCTCCCGATGCGGACCTGGTGCTGATCGTGGACCAGAGCCACCCTTCGTTCTTCGATCACCCCTACGATCACGTGCCCGGCCCGCTGCTGCTCGAGGCTTTCCGGCAGGCGGCGATTCTGGCGAGCGCCGACCCGGATACCCCGGTGGCCGTAGTCGCCGCCGAGGTCGAGTTCACCGGTTTCGCCGAGCTGGACGCACTCGTGACGTGCAGCACGGAATCCGGCGCGGGCGTCGCTCTGGACGGCACGGAGGTCGTCGTCGGCTTCCATCAGTGCGGCAAGCAGATCGCGCGCGGCCGGATCGAGCTGTCGCCCTACCCGGGCTCCCGCTGA
- a CDS encoding type I polyketide synthase — MATESDLRRYLKRAAIDLQQTRQRVRDLESRAQEPIAIVGMGCRFPGGIDNPADLFRATLEGRDMITEFPVDRGWDIESAYHPDRDNKGSLYIRSGGFLTGPGDFDAAFFGISPREARAMDPQQRQLLEVTWAAIEHAGIDPTTLSGTATGVFAGVIAPTHRREPDDMAALHGMVMTGNTCSVATGRIAYTLGLAGPAVTVDTACSSSLVAMHQAVQSLRRGETALALAGGATVITGLADYIEFCAMGALAPDGRCKSFADNADGFSVAEGVGMLVLERLSDARRNGRRVLALIRGSAVNQDGASNGLTAPSGPAQQRVIAAALSDARLSARDVDVLEAHGTGTALGDPIEATALLATYGRDRAGEPLLLGSVKSNIGHSLAAAGVAGVIKMVEALRHGVVPPTLHADTPSSHIDWDSGQVELIATAREWPATGQPRRAAVSSYGISGTNAHLVLEQAPVETAGPAPERVVPTVIPWVVSAKSRDALLGQARRLSQWMREQPDLDPVDIGLSLVRTRARHPYRAIVVGRGRAELLGGLADLADGADVPSVLVGGGAIKGKTVFVFSGQGAQRPEMGRELYDAFPAYRARFDEICDLFEPLLPRSLRAVVFAAAGSADAALLDRTDFTQAGLFAVELSMFALLRAWGVDPDVVLGHSIGEIAAACAAGVWSLPDAVRLVAARGTLMAALPAGGAMISVTVGEEVVTPLLSGRAGEVSIAAVNAPDSVVISGVEAVVEQIAAGLRAGGAKTTRLRVSHAFHSPLLTPMLDDFAAVCAELAYHEPVLPVVSNVTGRIATSDELCDPGYWVRHVSAPVRFSAGVAAAAEFARAGATLLELGPSAAVTGLVAATLAEDAGADDAPDFVAVPALRAQRSEPGALLSAVAVAHGRGTPVHWAELFAGTGAQTVELPTYAFDHTTYWVAAGNGSSDPRRFGAGAVAHPLLGMVTGVADGGGVLLSGRVSSASHGWLADHAVGGRILLPGAAFVEMAWCAAGHVGAERVGELVLLSPLVIGDRAMQVQVRVTEGETAGEWRLGVYSRTETAELGEWVCHATGVLDSVAVRPDTGADLRVWPPAGAVAVDTEHVYESLAAAGYGYGPAFQGVRSVWRRGDELFGEVVLPERGSADTGGFGLHPALLDAALHVSLVGELDSGDADPRVRLPFLWEGAALAAEGASTVRVRVARTGDRMELTLVDPAGGLVAHVEGLTVREVSADALIGPAGTVTDALFEVHWVAMPPLDSADSGRWTTLPDPVAADPAGVPWELERYNDSGRDVVVLTCPPVRQAEPIADLHTGVSGVLARVQWLLGATDFASSTVVVVTHGGVAVDGGADIDPARAAVWGLLRSAQNEHENRIVLLDLAATTDERAPAAVVAERRSAVAAVLAAGVPQAAVRRGIVHQPLLERVGANTTSGAQLAGAGAPWRLAVSDKGTLNGDNLILEADDDAAVPAAGAVSVELRAAGINFRDVLIALGMYPIEGMPLGSEGAGVVTAIGPGVTRFVPGDRVMGLFPGVGSTVVTDQASLVRVPSGWGFAEAAAVPVVFATAYHALVELGGLGAGERVLVHAGTGGVGLAAVQLARWVGAEVFVTASEGKWPVLRELGFGDEWFGDSRSLDFEAKFLARTGGAGMDVVLDSLAGEFVDASLRLLPRGGRFLEMGLTDVRDPEQIAAEYPGVRYEAFLLMDLPARRLQHILEELLVLFETGVLQPLPTARWDVRRAPEAFRLLSQARHIGKNVLTVPRPLNRDGTVLITGGTGGLGATVARHLVARHGVRHLTLASRRGTAADGATELVAELTAAGAAVEVVACDLSDGAAVRAMVSGLGPALTGVVHAAGVVDDGLFTDLDADRVANVLAAKAVAAWQLHEAVQDLPLSMFVLFSSIAGTVGAPGQSNYAAANAFLDALALYRRRRGLVATSIAWGLWEQATGITGTLTDQGRNRLRASGFMPITAEDGAAMLDVAIDSGHNYVVASRIDAAAMQQRETVPSILGGIVRQRRRAADAAAGQTSALVARLSGLDVVEQCRVVLEVVRSHAAAVLGFGSVDGVGADDVFKDLGFDSLGAVEFRNRLQGATGVKLATTVVFDYPTPAALATYIAAEIAPVENPLDRIVAHVDRLSGLCDGVALERADVAVVAAQLTEIIRSLQGDNGSGFDLDTADDAELFEFIDQARPTGYV; from the coding sequence ATGGCAACCGAATCCGACCTTCGGCGATACCTCAAACGGGCCGCGATCGACCTGCAGCAGACGCGGCAGCGGGTGCGCGATCTGGAATCCCGGGCGCAGGAGCCGATCGCGATCGTGGGCATGGGCTGCCGGTTCCCCGGCGGTATCGACAATCCCGCCGATCTGTTCCGGGCAACCCTCGAAGGGCGGGACATGATCACCGAGTTCCCCGTCGATCGCGGCTGGGACATCGAGTCGGCTTACCACCCGGACCGCGACAACAAAGGCTCGCTCTACATCCGCAGCGGCGGGTTCCTCACCGGCCCAGGCGATTTCGACGCCGCGTTCTTCGGGATCTCACCGCGCGAGGCCAGGGCGATGGACCCACAGCAGCGTCAGCTGCTCGAAGTCACTTGGGCGGCAATCGAACACGCGGGCATCGATCCCACGACGCTGTCCGGCACCGCGACCGGTGTGTTCGCCGGGGTCATCGCGCCCACGCATCGACGCGAACCCGACGACATGGCCGCGCTGCACGGCATGGTCATGACCGGCAACACCTGCAGCGTCGCCACCGGGCGGATCGCGTACACCCTGGGCTTGGCGGGTCCGGCGGTCACGGTGGACACGGCGTGCTCGTCGTCACTGGTCGCCATGCACCAGGCGGTGCAGTCGTTGCGCCGCGGTGAGACCGCGCTGGCACTGGCCGGTGGAGCGACCGTGATCACCGGGCTCGCCGACTACATCGAGTTCTGTGCGATGGGCGCGCTGGCGCCGGACGGCCGGTGTAAATCCTTCGCGGACAACGCCGACGGCTTCAGCGTCGCCGAGGGCGTCGGCATGCTCGTGCTCGAGCGGCTGTCCGACGCACGCCGCAACGGACGCCGGGTGCTGGCCCTGATCCGTGGCTCGGCGGTGAACCAGGACGGCGCCAGCAACGGCCTGACCGCGCCGAGCGGGCCGGCCCAGCAACGGGTCATCGCAGCGGCGCTGTCGGACGCGCGACTGAGCGCCCGCGACGTCGACGTGCTGGAGGCACACGGCACCGGCACCGCGCTGGGCGATCCGATCGAGGCCACGGCCCTGCTCGCCACCTACGGCCGTGATCGGGCGGGCGAACCGCTGCTGCTCGGTTCGGTGAAATCGAATATCGGGCACAGCCTGGCCGCCGCCGGCGTGGCGGGCGTGATCAAGATGGTCGAGGCCCTGCGCCACGGCGTTGTACCGCCCACCCTGCACGCGGACACTCCGAGTTCGCATATCGATTGGGACAGCGGCCAGGTCGAGTTGATCGCCACCGCGCGCGAGTGGCCCGCGACCGGGCAGCCGCGCCGCGCCGCGGTGTCCTCATACGGGATCAGCGGTACCAACGCGCACCTTGTCTTGGAACAGGCGCCCGTCGAGACAGCCGGGCCAGCGCCGGAACGCGTTGTGCCGACCGTGATTCCGTGGGTGGTCTCGGCGAAGAGCCGGGACGCGTTGCTCGGCCAGGCGCGCCGGCTGTCGCAGTGGATGCGCGAACAGCCCGACCTCGATCCCGTGGATATCGGCTTGTCTCTCGTACGCACGCGCGCCCGCCATCCGTATCGCGCGATCGTGGTGGGGCGCGGTCGTGCCGAATTGCTTGGCGGACTGGCCGATCTGGCAGACGGCGCGGACGTGCCCTCCGTGCTGGTGGGCGGCGGTGCGATCAAGGGCAAGACGGTGTTCGTGTTCTCCGGGCAGGGCGCACAGCGGCCCGAGATGGGGCGCGAACTCTACGACGCCTTCCCGGCCTATCGGGCGCGGTTCGACGAGATCTGTGACCTCTTCGAGCCTTTGCTGCCGCGGTCGCTGCGCGCCGTGGTGTTCGCCGCCGCCGGCAGCGCCGACGCGGCGCTGCTGGACCGGACCGACTTCACGCAGGCCGGGCTGTTCGCCGTCGAGCTGTCGATGTTCGCACTGTTGCGCGCGTGGGGTGTGGATCCCGATGTCGTGCTGGGTCATTCGATCGGCGAGATCGCCGCGGCGTGCGCGGCGGGCGTGTGGTCGCTGCCGGATGCGGTACGCCTGGTGGCCGCGCGCGGCACGCTGATGGCCGCGCTGCCCGCCGGTGGCGCGATGATCTCGGTGACCGTCGGCGAGGAGGTCGTCACGCCGCTGCTGTCCGGCCGAGCGGGCGAGGTGAGTATCGCCGCGGTGAATGCGCCGGATTCCGTGGTGATCTCGGGCGTCGAGGCGGTGGTCGAGCAGATCGCCGCGGGTCTGCGTGCGGGCGGTGCGAAGACTACGAGACTTCGAGTGAGTCACGCGTTCCATTCACCGCTGCTGACACCGATGCTCGACGATTTCGCCGCCGTCTGTGCCGAACTGGCGTATCACGAACCGGTCCTGCCGGTCGTGTCGAACGTGACCGGGCGCATAGCGACGTCGGATGAGTTGTGTGACCCCGGCTATTGGGTACGGCACGTGAGTGCCCCGGTGCGCTTCTCCGCCGGTGTCGCGGCCGCCGCCGAATTCGCCAGGGCCGGAGCCACATTGCTGGAACTCGGCCCGTCCGCCGCGGTGACCGGTTTGGTCGCCGCCACGCTGGCGGAGGATGCCGGTGCGGACGACGCGCCGGACTTCGTCGCCGTTCCCGCCCTGCGCGCGCAGCGATCCGAACCCGGTGCGCTGCTGAGCGCGGTGGCCGTGGCGCACGGCCGCGGCACTCCTGTCCACTGGGCGGAGCTGTTCGCCGGAACCGGCGCACAGACAGTCGAGTTACCTACTTACGCCTTCGACCACACGACCTATTGGGTTGCCGCGGGGAACGGTTCGAGCGACCCCCGGCGGTTCGGCGCCGGTGCGGTGGCACACCCGCTGCTGGGCATGGTGACCGGCGTTGCCGACGGCGGCGGTGTGCTGTTGTCGGGCCGGGTGTCGTCGGCATCGCACGGCTGGCTGGCCGACCACGCCGTCGGTGGCCGAATCCTGCTGCCGGGGGCGGCTTTTGTCGAGATGGCCTGGTGCGCGGCGGGGCACGTGGGCGCGGAACGGGTGGGTGAACTGGTGCTGTTGTCGCCGTTGGTGATCGGCGACCGTGCGATGCAGGTGCAAGTGCGGGTAACCGAGGGGGAGACGGCAGGGGAATGGCGACTCGGGGTGTACTCGCGGACCGAGACAGCAGAGCTGGGTGAGTGGGTCTGTCACGCGACCGGTGTCCTGGATTCGGTTGCCGTGCGGCCCGACACGGGTGCGGACCTGCGGGTGTGGCCACCGGCAGGTGCGGTGGCGGTGGACACCGAGCACGTGTACGAATCGCTGGCCGCGGCGGGGTACGGCTACGGGCCGGCGTTCCAGGGCGTGCGCTCGGTCTGGCGACGCGGCGACGAGCTGTTCGGCGAGGTGGTGTTGCCCGAGCGCGGGTCGGCGGATACCGGCGGCTTCGGACTGCATCCGGCCTTGCTGGATGCGGCGCTGCACGTGTCGCTGGTGGGGGAGTTGGACTCCGGCGATGCGGATCCCCGGGTGCGGTTGCCCTTCCTGTGGGAAGGGGCGGCACTGGCGGCGGAGGGGGCGTCCACGGTGCGGGTGCGCGTGGCGCGGACGGGCGACCGGATGGAGTTGACGCTGGTCGATCCGGCAGGCGGACTGGTCGCGCACGTCGAGGGGCTGACCGTGCGGGAGGTCTCGGCCGATGCGTTGATCGGGCCGGCCGGGACGGTCACCGATGCGCTGTTCGAAGTGCACTGGGTCGCGATGCCACCGCTCGACAGCGCGGACAGCGGTAGGTGGACCACACTGCCGGATCCGGTGGCGGCCGACCCCGCGGGCGTGCCGTGGGAACTGGAGCGGTACAACGATTCCGGGCGAGACGTTGTCGTGCTCACCTGCCCGCCGGTACGGCAGGCGGAACCGATCGCCGACCTGCACACCGGTGTGTCCGGCGTCCTGGCACGCGTGCAATGGCTCTTGGGCGCAACAGATTTCGCGTCTTCCACCGTTGTCGTCGTCACCCACGGCGGCGTCGCCGTCGATGGTGGTGCGGATATCGATCCGGCGCGGGCCGCGGTCTGGGGACTGCTGCGGAGTGCGCAGAACGAGCACGAAAACCGCATTGTCCTGCTGGACTTGGCCGCTACCACGGACGAGCGAGCGCCGGCGGCCGTCGTGGCCGAGCGGCGGTCGGCGGTGGCCGCGGTACTGGCGGCGGGTGTCCCGCAGGCAGCGGTGCGGCGCGGGATCGTCCACCAGCCGCTCTTGGAGCGGGTGGGCGCGAACACCACGAGCGGGGCGCAGCTGGCCGGCGCGGGCGCACCGTGGCGATTGGCGGTATCGGACAAGGGCACACTGAACGGCGACAACCTGATTCTCGAAGCGGACGACGACGCGGCAGTGCCGGCGGCGGGCGCGGTGAGTGTCGAACTCCGCGCGGCCGGGATCAACTTCCGGGATGTGCTGATCGCGTTGGGGATGTATCCGATCGAGGGCATGCCGCTCGGTAGCGAAGGCGCGGGTGTGGTGACGGCCATCGGACCGGGGGTGACCCGGTTCGTGCCCGGTGATCGAGTGATGGGGTTGTTCCCCGGAGTCGGCTCCACGGTGGTGACCGATCAAGCGTCACTGGTGCGGGTTCCGTCTGGTTGGGGTTTTGCGGAGGCTGCTGCGGTGCCGGTGGTGTTTGCGACGGCGTATCACGCGTTGGTGGAGTTGGGTGGGTTGGGGGCTGGGGAGCGGGTGTTGGTGCATGCGGGGACTGGTGGGGTGGGTTTGGCGGCGGTGCAGTTGGCGCGGTGGGTCGGGGCGGAGGTGTTTGTTACCGCGTCGGAGGGGAAGTGGCCGGTGTTGCGGGAGTTGGGTTTTGGTGATGAGTGGTTTGGTGATTCGCGGTCGTTGGATTTCGAGGCGAAGTTTTTGGCGCGGACCGGTGGTGCGGGTATGGATGTGGTGTTGGATTCGTTGGCGGGGGAGTTTGTTGATGCTTCGTTGCGGTTGTTGCCGCGGGGTGGTCGGTTTTTGGAGATGGGGTTGACCGATGTGCGGGATCCGGAGCAGATCGCCGCCGAGTACCCGGGCGTGCGATACGAGGCCTTTCTGCTGATGGATCTGCCCGCCCGTCGCCTGCAGCACATCTTGGAAGAACTGCTCGTCCTCTTCGAAACCGGTGTATTGCAACCACTTCCGACCGCCCGCTGGGATGTGCGCCGAGCACCGGAGGCGTTCCGGTTGCTGTCGCAGGCGCGGCATATCGGTAAGAACGTGTTGACGGTGCCGCGACCGTTGAATCGGGACGGCACGGTGCTGATCACCGGCGGGACCGGAGGTTTGGGCGCGACGGTGGCGCGGCATCTGGTGGCGCGGCACGGGGTTCGGCATCTGACGCTCGCGTCACGGCGCGGTACCGCCGCCGACGGAGCCACGGAACTGGTGGCTGAATTGACCGCTGCCGGTGCGGCGGTGGAAGTGGTGGCATGCGATCTCTCCGACGGTGCCGCGGTGCGCGCGATGGTCTCCGGTCTCGGCCCCGCACTGACAGGCGTGGTGCACGCGGCAGGTGTGGTCGACGACGGTCTGTTCACCGATCTCGACGCCGACCGCGTGGCCAACGTGCTCGCGGCGAAAGCCGTTGCGGCATGGCAGTTGCACGAGGCGGTGCAGGATCTGCCGCTGTCGATGTTCGTGCTGTTCTCCTCGATCGCGGGCACCGTCGGCGCGCCCGGCCAATCGAATTACGCCGCGGCCAACGCCTTTCTGGACGCGCTCGCGCTGTATCGACGCCGCCGCGGACTGGTCGCGACCTCGATCGCCTGGGGTCTCTGGGAGCAGGCGACCGGGATCACCGGGACACTGACCGACCAGGGCCGAAACCGATTGCGGGCGAGCGGTTTCATGCCGATCACCGCCGAGGACGGTGCGGCCATGCTGGACGTGGCGATCGATTCCGGGCACAACTACGTGGTGGCGTCGCGCATCGACGCCGCGGCCATGCAGCAACGGGAAACAGTGCCGTCGATACTCGGCGGAATCGTGCGCCAGCGGCGCAGGGCGGCGGATGCGGCGGCCGGACAGACATCGGCGCTGGTGGCTCGTTTGTCGGGTTTGGATGTGGTGGAGCAGTGTCGGGTGGTTTTAGAGGTGGTGCGTTCGCATGCGGCGGCGGTGTTGGGGTTCGGGTCGGTGGACGGGGTGGGTGCTGATGATGTTTTCAAGGATTTGGGTTTCGATTCGTTGGGTGCGGTGGAGTTCCGCAATCGGTTGCAGGGTGCGACGGGGGTGAAGTTGGCGACGACGGTGGTGTTCGACTACCCGACACCCGCCGCCCTGGCGACTTATATCGCCGCGGAGATCGCTCCGGTCGAAAACCCGCTGGACCGGATCGTCGCACACGTGGACCGGCTCTCGGGCCTGTGCGACGGGGTGGCGCTGGAGCGCGCGGACGTGGCCGTGGTCGCCGCACAATTGACCGAGATCATTCGAAGCCTGCAGGGGGACAACGGCTCCGGCTTCGATCTGGACACCGCCGACGACGCCGAACTCTTCGAATTCATCGATCAGGCCCGCCCCACCGGCTACGTCTGA